In a single window of the Pseudomonas oryzihabitans genome:
- a CDS encoding cation:proton antiporter — MLELAAAFICFTSLLTYLNFRFIGLPPTIGVMVIALIFSVGLQSLSWLGFPGLEHRIGELLGQIDFNDLLMNWMLGFLLFAGALHVNLKDLRDYRWAIGGLATLGVVISTVLIGYLTYWIFGWLGWHIDLLYCLIFGALISPTDPIAVLGILRSAGAPKSLETTIVGEALFNDGVAVVVYSVLLGVIQLGETPTVNAALWLFLEEAGGGILFGLVIGFICYWLMLSIEQHQIEVMLSLALVIGGSTLASHLHVSGPIAMVVAGLIIGNLGRTKAMNDFTRRYLDGFWELIDEILNALLFALIGMELLVLPFSWTHLGAALLVTLAILFARWISVAPVVLLSPHWRNMTRGTARILTWGALRGGVSVALALSLPAGPERDLILALTYIVVLVSILGQGLTIGRVVKSVTGATPIARDEHH; from the coding sequence ATGCTCGAACTCGCTGCTGCCTTCATCTGCTTCACCTCGCTGCTCACCTACCTCAACTTCCGCTTCATTGGCCTGCCACCCACCATCGGCGTCATGGTCATCGCGCTGATCTTCTCGGTCGGCCTGCAGAGCCTGTCCTGGCTGGGTTTTCCCGGTCTCGAGCACCGCATCGGCGAGCTGCTCGGGCAGATCGACTTCAACGACCTGCTGATGAACTGGATGCTCGGTTTCCTGCTGTTCGCCGGCGCCCTGCACGTCAATCTCAAGGACCTGCGTGACTACAGGTGGGCCATCGGTGGCCTGGCCACCCTGGGCGTGGTGATCTCCACGGTACTGATCGGTTACCTGACCTACTGGATCTTCGGCTGGCTGGGCTGGCACATCGACCTGCTCTACTGCCTGATCTTCGGTGCCCTGATCTCCCCCACCGACCCCATCGCCGTGCTCGGCATCCTGCGCTCGGCCGGCGCGCCCAAGTCGCTGGAAACCACCATCGTCGGCGAAGCGCTGTTCAACGATGGCGTCGCCGTGGTGGTCTATTCGGTGCTGCTGGGGGTGATCCAGCTGGGCGAGACGCCCACGGTCAACGCCGCGCTCTGGCTGTTTCTCGAAGAAGCCGGCGGCGGCATCCTCTTTGGCCTGGTGATCGGCTTCATCTGCTACTGGCTGATGCTGAGCATCGAGCAGCACCAGATCGAGGTGATGCTGTCCCTGGCGCTGGTGATCGGCGGCTCGACCCTGGCCAGTCACCTGCACGTCTCCGGCCCCATCGCCATGGTGGTGGCAGGCCTGATCATCGGCAACCTGGGTCGCACCAAGGCCATGAACGATTTCACCCGGCGCTACCTGGACGGTTTCTGGGAATTGATCGACGAGATCCTCAACGCCCTGCTGTTCGCCCTGATCGGCATGGAGCTGCTGGTGTTGCCCTTCAGCTGGACCCACCTGGGCGCAGCGTTGCTGGTGACCCTGGCGATTCTCTTCGCCCGCTGGATCAGCGTGGCACCGGTGGTACTGCTGAGTCCGCACTGGCGCAACATGACCCGCGGCACGGCGCGCATCCTTACCTGGGGCGCCCTGCGCGGCGGTGTCTCCGTGGCTCTGGCCCTGAGCCTGCCAGCCGGTCCGGAACGGGATCTGATCCTGGCGCTGACCTATATCGTGGTACTGGTCTCCATCCTCGGCCAGGGCCTGACCATCGGCCGGGTGGTCAAGAGCGTCACCGGTGCCACACCGATCGCGCGCGACGAGCATCACTGA
- a CDS encoding EAL domain-containing protein, with translation MRPLSPARIALIYLLLSALWVIGSDGLLHVLVGDQDSAYPWHTLKSLGFISLLSLVLYGLMQRQVRHREGFIEELQTQRGTQDFIQRLTNTGDWQLLPDGRLLCSERTLVMLHQPKDSDPLDFATVVACARVEDRDHVRSMLERLQHMQGPLNFSAHFDDGEGSWRWLNWQSDFDEAGVTRGALVDITSHKLAEQALQDSQRRYRELVQHLPLVIFASDHRGRWQFLNPAWESLTGQPPAQQLNHPLDQAFHPQDGARLRQLVADFAAGQRLHWNGVVRLRQSVESHRWMQMELRAGLDGEIQGTLTDIHHDYQAQQLQQARSDVLDDLLTGLPLAEIQQGIALRLERIYPEMRVALLLDDQGEHLRVAAAPSLPPAFQAALEGVPRGRHDQGCCSAVTGNAPVFTIDIELDPAWQVLLPAALAAGIRGAWALPLQDEQQRAVGALGIYYGEARLPEPETQTLITEFTRLAVLAIRQQRAVQAQRASEARYRSIFEQAYTGIMLNDLDGHWLSINHHFCQMLGYSQPELLQRDIASVTHPEERALGAALRKQLIDTGQDRYTLEKRYLHRSGQPVWANVTTRLIRDDQGLPQYFISTAQDITLRKQQEESLRQAAAMFENSRDGLLLLDERRWILAVNPAFARLLGAQEGTLLGQRLGLPSGGRQDQRFYRELWRTVRREGRWEGELLWPRLDGSTFPAWTTIDTLYPRERRQYTVTVSDTTRLRESEARLSHLAHHDPLTDLPNRLLARTHLEHALALAEPQEYLVAVLILDFDLFRTVNESHGHALGDELLVEFAARLRALLSEDITLARIGGDEYLVIIERLDRPEFAAQIAQAMLGKLEQPFHLGDHDIYLSASIGISLFPDDGSTADDLIRNADTAMHQAKDQGRDTFRFYTQALTEQSRRRLNLESRLRMALKRGDFVLHYQPLMSVSSAQTIGVEALVRWLDPELGLIPPTEFIPLAEETGLIVPLGDWIIESACQQMRSWLEQGLELETLAINISPRQFAKRDLASTISRALARSRLPAENLELEITEGTLMDNVEEALMSLATLKTLGVRIAVDDFGTGYSSLAYLRRFPLDKLKIDQSFMHELRSDSGTHSSQAIAAAIVALGQGLGLDVLAEGVETTEQWDILRKLGCQQCQGFLFSPPLPPEEFAAWYAERQRARA, from the coding sequence ATGCGGCCTCTTTCTCCTGCGCGCATTGCCCTGATTTATCTGTTGCTGAGCGCCCTCTGGGTGATCGGTAGCGATGGGCTGCTGCATGTCCTGGTCGGCGATCAGGACAGTGCCTATCCTTGGCATACCTTGAAAAGCCTGGGCTTCATCAGCCTTTTGTCGCTGGTCCTGTATGGACTGATGCAGCGACAGGTCAGGCATCGCGAAGGGTTCATCGAAGAACTGCAGACCCAGCGCGGTACCCAGGATTTCATCCAGCGACTCACCAATACCGGCGACTGGCAGTTGCTGCCCGATGGCCGCCTGCTCTGCTCCGAACGGACCCTGGTGATGCTGCACCAGCCCAAGGACAGCGATCCGCTGGATTTCGCCACGGTAGTGGCCTGCGCGCGCGTCGAGGATCGCGACCATGTCCGCAGCATGCTCGAACGCCTGCAGCACATGCAGGGGCCGCTGAACTTTTCCGCGCACTTCGATGACGGCGAAGGCAGTTGGCGCTGGCTCAACTGGCAGAGCGACTTCGACGAAGCTGGCGTTACCCGCGGTGCCCTGGTCGACATCACCAGCCACAAGCTGGCCGAGCAGGCCCTGCAGGACAGCCAGAGACGCTATCGCGAACTGGTCCAGCATCTGCCGCTGGTGATATTCGCCAGTGACCACCGCGGCCGTTGGCAATTCCTCAATCCCGCGTGGGAAAGCCTGACCGGTCAACCTCCGGCCCAGCAACTCAACCACCCCCTGGACCAGGCCTTTCATCCCCAGGATGGCGCCCGGCTGCGCCAGCTGGTCGCCGATTTCGCGGCGGGTCAGCGCCTGCATTGGAACGGCGTGGTGCGGCTGCGGCAGTCGGTGGAAAGCCACCGCTGGATGCAGATGGAATTGCGCGCCGGCCTCGATGGCGAAATCCAGGGCACCCTGACCGACATTCATCACGACTACCAGGCGCAGCAGTTACAGCAGGCCCGCAGCGACGTGCTCGACGACCTGCTCACCGGCCTGCCGTTGGCGGAGATCCAGCAGGGCATCGCCTTGCGGCTGGAACGCATCTATCCCGAGATGCGCGTCGCCCTGCTGCTGGACGATCAGGGCGAGCACCTGCGCGTCGCCGCGGCGCCCAGCCTGCCGCCCGCCTTTCAGGCGGCGCTGGAAGGTGTCCCCCGCGGTCGCCACGACCAGGGCTGCTGTTCCGCCGTCACCGGCAATGCCCCCGTGTTCACCATCGACATCGAACTGGATCCGGCCTGGCAGGTTCTGCTACCGGCAGCCCTGGCGGCGGGCATTCGCGGCGCCTGGGCACTGCCCCTGCAGGACGAGCAACAGCGCGCCGTGGGCGCGCTGGGGATCTACTATGGCGAGGCGCGGCTACCCGAGCCGGAAACCCAGACCCTGATCACCGAGTTCACCCGCCTGGCGGTGCTGGCCATTCGGCAACAGCGCGCCGTCCAGGCCCAGCGAGCCAGCGAAGCCCGCTACCGCAGCATCTTCGAACAGGCCTATACCGGCATCATGCTGAATGACCTGGACGGCCACTGGCTGAGCATCAATCATCACTTCTGCCAGATGCTCGGCTATTCGCAACCGGAATTGCTGCAACGCGACATCGCCTCGGTGACTCATCCGGAAGAGCGTGCCCTCGGCGCCGCGTTGCGGAAACAGCTGATCGATACCGGCCAGGATCGCTACACCCTGGAAAAACGCTATCTGCATCGCAGCGGCCAGCCGGTGTGGGCCAACGTCACCACCCGGCTGATCCGCGATGATCAGGGTCTGCCGCAGTATTTCATCAGTACCGCTCAGGACATCACCCTGCGCAAACAGCAGGAGGAGAGCCTGCGCCAGGCTGCGGCGATGTTCGAGAACAGTCGCGATGGCCTGCTGCTGCTCGACGAACGTCGCTGGATCCTGGCGGTGAATCCGGCCTTCGCCCGGCTGCTGGGCGCCCAGGAGGGCACCCTGCTTGGCCAGCGTCTCGGGCTGCCCAGCGGGGGCCGGCAGGATCAGCGCTTCTATCGCGAGCTTTGGCGCACCGTACGCCGCGAGGGTCGCTGGGAAGGCGAACTGCTCTGGCCTCGCCTGGATGGCAGCACCTTCCCAGCCTGGACCACCATCGACACCCTCTACCCCCGGGAAAGACGGCAATACACGGTCACGGTCAGCGATACCACCCGGCTGCGGGAGAGCGAGGCGCGCCTGAGTCACCTCGCCCACCACGATCCGCTGACCGACCTGCCCAACCGCCTGCTGGCGCGTACTCATCTCGAACACGCGCTGGCCCTTGCGGAACCCCAGGAATACCTGGTCGCCGTGCTGATCCTCGACTTCGACCTCTTCCGCACGGTCAATGAAAGCCATGGCCATGCCCTGGGCGACGAGCTGCTGGTGGAATTCGCCGCTCGCTTGCGCGCCCTGCTCAGCGAGGACATCACCCTGGCCCGCATCGGCGGTGATGAGTACCTGGTCATCATCGAGCGCCTGGACCGCCCCGAATTCGCCGCCCAGATCGCCCAGGCGATGCTTGGCAAGCTGGAGCAGCCCTTCCACCTGGGCGACCACGACATCTACCTCAGCGCCAGCATCGGCATCAGTCTCTTCCCCGACGATGGCAGCACCGCCGACGACCTCATCCGCAATGCCGACACGGCCATGCACCAGGCCAAGGATCAGGGTCGCGATACCTTCCGCTTCTATACCCAGGCTCTCACCGAGCAGTCACGGCGCCGGTTGAATCTTGAATCGCGACTGCGCATGGCGCTCAAGCGCGGTGATTTCGTCCTACATTACCAACCGCTGATGAGCGTGAGTTCGGCCCAGACCATCGGCGTGGAGGCCCTGGTGCGCTGGCTGGACCCGGAACTGGGGCTCATCCCGCCTACCGAGTTCATTCCCCTGGCCGAAGAGACCGGGCTCATCGTGCCGCTGGGCGACTGGATCATCGAAAGCGCCTGCCAGCAGATGCGCAGCTGGCTGGAGCAGGGGCTGGAACTGGAGACCCTGGCGATCAACATCTCGCCCCGGCAATTCGCCAAGCGTGACCTGGCCAGCACCATCTCCCGCGCCCTGGCGCGCAGTCGCCTGCCCGCCGAGAACCTGGAATTGGAGATCACCGAAGGCACCCTGATGGACAACGTCGAGGAAGCGCTAATGTCCCTGGCGACCCTCAAGACGCTCGGGGTGCGTATCGCCGTGGACGACTTTGGCACCGGCTACTCCTCGCTGGCCTACCTGCGCCGCTTTCCGCTCGACAAGCTCAAGATCGATCAGAGCTTCATGCACGAACTGCGCAGCGACAGTGGTACCCACAGCAGCCAGGCCATCGCCGCGGCCATCGTTGCCCTGGGCCAGGGCCTGGGCCTGGACGTTCTGGCCGAAGGGGTGGAGACCACCGAACAATGGGACATCCTGCGCAAGCTGGGCTGCCAGCAGTGCCAAGGTTTCCTGTTCAGTCCGCCGTTGCCTCCCGAAGAGTTCGCCGCCTGGTATGCCGAGCGGCAACGCGCACGCGCTTAG
- a CDS encoding BON domain-containing protein, with amino-acid sequence MKKTFGTFALAAVTASVLSLPLAGGAFAATSQNMTLAANNTMDKTEEAASDTWITSKVKASFLADEHIKGTSIKVETNKGVVSLSGTVATEAQRDLAIKEAKAIKGVKAVSADALKAAQ; translated from the coding sequence ATGAAAAAGACTTTCGGTACCTTTGCTCTCGCTGCCGTCACCGCTTCCGTACTGAGCCTGCCGCTGGCCGGCGGTGCCTTCGCTGCCACCAGCCAGAACATGACCCTGGCCGCCAATAACACCATGGACAAGACCGAAGAAGCCGCATCCGATACCTGGATCACCAGCAAGGTGAAGGCGTCTTTCCTGGCTGACGAACACATCAAGGGCACCTCGATCAAGGTCGAGACCAACAAGGGCGTCGTCTCCCTGTCCGGCACCGTGGCTACCGAAGCCCAGCGCGACCTGGCGATCAAAGAAGCCAAGGCCATCAAGGGCGTCAAGGCCGTCTCGGCTGACGCGCTGAAAGCAGCCCAGTAA
- a CDS encoding PA2169 family four-helix-bundle protein — MTNTTETLNDLIEIARDGKNFYEHALTEVKNPELKALFTEIAQSKAEIISALSSQVSAAGEKPAEQGTFAGSFRKYYTDVKTSFASKEKEEVTYVSELEEQEDRLLHALERAVNEHATPDAQASLRSQLEKARATHDRMRDLKHRMQAAH, encoded by the coding sequence ATGACCAATACGACCGAAACCCTCAACGATCTGATCGAGATCGCCCGTGACGGCAAGAATTTCTATGAGCATGCCCTCACCGAAGTGAAGAACCCCGAATTGAAGGCGCTCTTTACCGAGATCGCCCAAAGCAAGGCCGAAATCATCAGCGCGCTGAGCAGCCAGGTATCGGCTGCCGGTGAAAAGCCCGCCGAGCAAGGCACCTTTGCCGGCAGCTTCCGCAAGTACTACACCGACGTCAAAACCTCCTTTGCCAGCAAGGAAAAGGAAGAGGTCACCTACGTCAGTGAACTGGAAGAACAGGAAGACCGCCTGTTGCACGCGCTGGAACGTGCCGTGAACGAACATGCCACGCCGGATGCCCAGGCCAGCCTGCGCAGCCAGCTCGAAAAGGCCCGTGCGACTCATGATCGCATGCGTGACCTGAAGCACCGGATGCAAGCAGCCCACTAA
- the acs gene encoding acetate--CoA ligase: MSHRYPVPESLSARTHLDEARYRELYQRSVDQPERFWSEQASALLDWSRTWDEVHSGDMREGRTRWFSGGQLNVAYNCIDRHLAARGDQTAIVWEGDDPADSQTITYRQLYEHVCRLANVLKARGVKKGDRVCLYLPMIPEAAYAMLACARIGAVHSVVFGGFSPEALRDRILDSDCRVVITADEGVRGGKRVPLKANVDKALAKCPDVHTVVLVERTGAAVGRQEGRDLPYAQAVADVSADCPAEPMDAEDPLFILYTSGSTGKPKGVLHTTGGYLLGATLSFKYLFDYHEGQVFWCTADVGWVTGHSYIVYGPLANGATTLMFEGVPSYPDASRLWQVVDKHQVNIFYTAPTALRALMREGDEPVQRTSRQSLQLLGSVGEPINPEAWEWYHRVVGEGRCPIVDTWWQTETGSILIAPPPGALALKPGSATLPFFGVQPVLLDEQGKEIDGPGSGVLAIKASWPSQIRTVYGDHQRLIDTYFSAYPGYYFTGDGARRDEDGYYWITGRVDDVLNVSGHRIGTAEVESVLTEHADVAEAAVVGCPHEVKGQAVYAFVTTKGGVTPSDELKARLRQQVADEIGSFAKPEFLQWAPALPKTRSGKIMRRILRKIACDELDSLGDTSTLADPSVVDSLIDARLNRAPQG; encoded by the coding sequence ATGAGCCACCGCTATCCCGTGCCCGAGAGCCTGAGTGCGCGCACCCATCTCGATGAAGCCCGTTATCGCGAGCTCTACCAGCGTTCGGTGGACCAGCCGGAACGCTTCTGGAGCGAGCAGGCCAGCGCCCTGCTCGACTGGTCACGCACCTGGGACGAAGTCCATAGCGGCGATATGCGCGAGGGGCGTACCCGCTGGTTCAGCGGCGGTCAGCTCAACGTCGCCTACAACTGCATCGATCGCCACCTCGCCGCCCGCGGCGACCAGACCGCCATCGTCTGGGAAGGTGACGATCCCGCCGACAGCCAGACCATCACCTATCGTCAGCTGTACGAACACGTCTGCCGCCTGGCCAATGTGCTCAAGGCGCGCGGGGTAAAGAAGGGCGACAGGGTCTGCCTGTACCTGCCGATGATCCCCGAGGCGGCCTACGCCATGCTGGCCTGCGCCCGCATCGGTGCGGTCCATTCGGTGGTATTCGGCGGCTTCTCGCCCGAGGCATTGCGTGATCGCATCCTCGACTCCGACTGCCGGGTGGTGATCACCGCCGACGAGGGCGTGCGCGGTGGCAAGCGCGTCCCGCTCAAGGCCAATGTCGACAAGGCCCTGGCCAAGTGTCCGGACGTCCACACCGTGGTGCTGGTCGAGCGTACCGGCGCCGCGGTGGGTCGACAGGAAGGTCGCGACCTGCCCTATGCCCAGGCCGTGGCCGACGTCTCCGCCGACTGCCCGGCGGAGCCCATGGACGCCGAGGATCCGCTGTTCATCCTCTACACCTCCGGCTCCACCGGCAAACCCAAGGGCGTGTTGCATACCACCGGGGGCTATCTGCTGGGCGCCACCTTAAGCTTCAAGTATTTGTTCGACTATCACGAGGGGCAGGTCTTCTGGTGCACCGCCGACGTCGGCTGGGTCACCGGCCACAGCTACATCGTCTACGGGCCCCTGGCCAACGGCGCCACTACTCTGATGTTCGAAGGCGTGCCGAGCTATCCCGACGCCAGTCGCCTCTGGCAGGTGGTGGACAAGCATCAGGTCAATATCTTCTATACCGCTCCCACTGCCTTGCGCGCCCTGATGCGGGAGGGCGACGAGCCGGTACAGCGCACCTCGCGGCAAAGCCTGCAACTGCTGGGCAGCGTCGGCGAGCCCATCAATCCCGAGGCCTGGGAGTGGTATCACCGGGTGGTGGGCGAAGGTCGCTGCCCTATCGTCGACACCTGGTGGCAGACCGAGACCGGCAGCATCCTCATCGCGCCGCCTCCCGGTGCCCTGGCGCTGAAGCCAGGTTCGGCCACCCTGCCCTTCTTTGGCGTCCAGCCGGTCCTGCTGGACGAACAGGGCAAGGAAATCGACGGTCCCGGCAGCGGCGTGCTGGCGATCAAGGCCAGCTGGCCAAGTCAGATCCGCACCGTCTATGGCGATCACCAGCGGTTGATCGACACCTATTTCAGTGCCTATCCAGGCTACTACTTCACTGGCGATGGCGCACGGCGGGATGAAGACGGCTACTACTGGATCACCGGGCGGGTGGACGACGTGCTCAACGTCTCTGGCCACCGCATCGGTACGGCGGAAGTAGAAAGCGTCCTCACCGAGCATGCAGACGTGGCCGAGGCGGCCGTGGTGGGCTGCCCGCACGAGGTCAAGGGGCAGGCGGTCTACGCCTTCGTCACCACCAAGGGCGGGGTAACGCCGAGCGATGAACTCAAGGCTCGGCTGCGTCAGCAGGTAGCCGACGAGATCGGTAGCTTCGCCAAGCCGGAGTTCCTGCAATGGGCGCCGGCGCTGCCCAAGACCCGCTCCGGCAAGATCATGAGGCGCATCCTGCGCAAGATCGCCTGCGACGAGCTGGACAGCCTGGGCGATACCTCGACCCTGGCCGACCCGTCCGTGGTCGACAGCCTCATCGACGCTCGTCTCAACCGCGCCCCGCAGGGCTAG
- the pgi gene encoding glucose-6-phosphate isomerase, translating to MEYYQHPLDVTQLASWKALQEHRKAMQNFRMRDAFAADPQRFTQFSLNTSGLFLDYSKNLITEQTRELLVNLAREAGLEGAIRTLFDGAYVNSSEHRPALHTALRRPVGDSVEIDGQDIMPEVHRVLNQMTALVTRIHNGLWRGYTEKPITDVVNIGIGGSFLGPQLVSEALVPFTQRGVRCHYLANIDGSEFREVTSKLAADTTLFIVSSKSFGTLETLKNAQAARAWCLAQGCPEPELHKHFIAVSSNVKMAVEFGIAEENIFPMWDWVGGRYSLWSAIGLPIALAIGMSNFKDLLAGAYAMDQHFTSAPFEENMPVLLGLLGVWYGNFWGATSHAILPYDHHLRNFVKHLQQLDMESNGKSVRQDGSPVSMETGPVIWGGVGCNGQHAYHQLLHQGTQLIPGDFIVPVVSHNPVADHQQWLYANCLSQSQALMLGKTREEAEKELREKGMGEAEIAKLAPHKVIPGNRPSNTLVLERISPRRLGALVALYEHKVFVQSVIWGINCFDQWGVELGKELGKDVYQHIIGRSEGKADDGSTQGLIDYFRGRHRG from the coding sequence ATGGAGTACTATCAACATCCTCTCGACGTGACCCAGCTCGCCTCCTGGAAAGCGCTGCAAGAGCACCGCAAGGCCATGCAGAACTTTCGCATGCGCGACGCCTTCGCCGCCGACCCGCAGCGGTTCACGCAGTTCTCCCTGAACACCAGTGGTCTGTTCCTCGACTATTCCAAGAATCTCATCACCGAGCAGACCCGTGAGCTGCTGGTGAACCTGGCCCGCGAAGCGGGCTTGGAAGGCGCCATCCGTACCCTATTCGACGGTGCCTACGTCAACTCGTCCGAACACCGCCCCGCGCTGCACACCGCACTGCGTCGTCCGGTAGGCGACAGCGTCGAGATCGACGGTCAGGACATCATGCCCGAGGTGCATCGAGTCCTGAACCAGATGACCGCGCTGGTCACCCGCATCCACAACGGCCTCTGGCGCGGCTACACCGAGAAGCCGATCACCGACGTGGTCAATATCGGCATCGGTGGTTCCTTCCTCGGCCCGCAGCTGGTGTCCGAGGCGCTGGTGCCCTTCACCCAGCGCGGCGTACGTTGCCACTACCTGGCCAACATCGACGGCAGCGAATTCCGCGAGGTAACCTCCAAGCTCGCCGCCGACACCACCCTGTTCATCGTCTCCTCCAAGTCCTTCGGTACCCTGGAGACGCTGAAGAACGCCCAGGCCGCGCGCGCCTGGTGCCTGGCCCAGGGCTGCCCGGAGCCGGAGCTGCACAAGCACTTCATCGCGGTCTCCAGCAACGTCAAGATGGCGGTGGAATTCGGCATCGCCGAAGAGAACATCTTTCCCATGTGGGACTGGGTCGGCGGGCGCTACTCGCTGTGGTCGGCCATCGGCCTGCCCATCGCCCTGGCCATCGGCATGTCCAACTTCAAGGACCTGCTGGCCGGCGCCTATGCCATGGACCAGCATTTCACCAGCGCGCCCTTCGAAGAGAACATGCCGGTGCTGCTGGGCCTGCTCGGGGTCTGGTACGGCAACTTCTGGGGCGCGACCAGCCACGCGATCCTGCCCTACGACCACCACCTGCGTAACTTCGTGAAGCACCTGCAGCAGCTGGACATGGAGTCCAACGGCAAGAGCGTGCGTCAGGACGGCTCGCCGGTGAGCATGGAAACCGGTCCGGTGATCTGGGGCGGCGTCGGCTGCAACGGTCAGCACGCCTACCACCAGCTGCTCCACCAGGGCACCCAACTGATCCCCGGTGATTTCATCGTGCCGGTGGTGAGCCACAACCCGGTGGCCGATCACCAGCAATGGCTCTATGCCAACTGCCTGTCGCAGAGCCAGGCGCTGATGCTGGGCAAGACCCGCGAGGAAGCCGAGAAGGAACTGCGCGAGAAGGGCATGGGCGAAGCCGAGATCGCCAAGCTGGCGCCGCACAAGGTGATTCCGGGCAACCGTCCGAGCAACACCCTGGTGCTGGAGCGCATCTCGCCGCGGCGCCTGGGCGCGCTGGTGGCGCTGTACGAGCACAAGGTGTTCGTGCAGAGCGTCATCTGGGGCATCAACTGCTTCGACCAGTGGGGCGTCGAACTGGGCAAGGAGCTGGGCAAGGATGTCTACCAGCACATCATCGGCCGTAGCGAAGGCAAGGCCGACGATGGCTCCACTCAGGGCCTGATTGATTACTTCCGCGGTCGTCACCGCGGCTGA
- the panC gene encoding pantoate--beta-alanine ligase, with protein MKTVHSVRELRAAVAAARRQGLRIGLVPTMGNLHAGHIALVETARRHADFVVASIFVNPLQFGASEDLDTYPRTLAEDSRQLNEAHCDLLFAPAVGEMYPNGMDGLTRVRVPGVSEGLCGARRPGHFEGVATVVTKLFQMAQPDVAVFGEKDYQQLAVIRKLVQDLDMPIEIVAQPTVRATDGLALSSRNGYLDDGQRASAPCLYSLLRRLADQLAAGAVIEPVLAAGVAELQAQGLKVDYLELREQSSLQPVGPDARELVLLVAAYLGQTRLIDNLSFRRRPRV; from the coding sequence ATGAAGACGGTCCATAGCGTCCGCGAACTGCGCGCCGCCGTCGCCGCCGCGCGCCGCCAGGGCCTGCGCATCGGCCTGGTGCCCACCATGGGCAATCTGCACGCCGGCCATATCGCGCTGGTGGAGACCGCCCGGCGTCACGCCGACTTCGTGGTGGCGAGCATCTTCGTCAATCCACTGCAGTTCGGAGCCAGCGAGGATCTGGACACCTATCCGCGCACCCTCGCGGAAGACAGCCGTCAGCTGAACGAGGCCCATTGCGACCTGCTGTTCGCGCCAGCGGTTGGCGAGATGTATCCCAATGGCATGGATGGCCTGACCCGGGTGAGGGTGCCGGGCGTGTCCGAAGGCCTCTGCGGCGCCCGCCGTCCTGGCCATTTCGAAGGCGTGGCCACCGTGGTCACCAAGCTCTTCCAGATGGCGCAACCGGACGTGGCGGTCTTTGGCGAAAAGGACTATCAGCAGCTGGCGGTGATCCGCAAGCTGGTCCAGGACCTGGACATGCCCATCGAGATCGTCGCCCAACCCACGGTACGGGCCACCGATGGCCTGGCCCTGTCATCGCGCAACGGCTATCTCGATGACGGTCAGCGCGCCAGTGCGCCCTGCCTGTACAGCCTGCTCAGGCGCCTGGCCGATCAGCTCGCCGCTGGCGCCGTGATAGAGCCGGTCCTGGCCGCGGGTGTCGCCGAACTGCAAGCTCAGGGGCTTAAAGTCGACTACCTGGAGTTGCGCGAGCAGTCGAGTCTGCAACCGGTCGGACCAGACGCCCGCGAGCTGGTCCTGCTGGTGGCGGCCTACCTTGGCCAGACCCGCCTGATCGACAACCTGAGCTTTCGCCGCAGGCCCCGAGTGTGA
- the panB gene encoding 3-methyl-2-oxobutanoate hydroxymethyltransferase, protein MPDISLTTLQGLKQRGEKIAMLTAYDATFAQAASQAGVEMLLIGDSLGMVLQGHDSTLPVTLDDMVYHTACVKRGHADAFIVADLSFMTYATLEQTLTSAGRLMQAGAQMVKLEGDAWLAEPIRRLAANGVPVCAHLGLTPQSVNVFGGFKVQGRDPLRAQQLREAARELEEAGAAMLLLECVPSALAEEITRAARVPVIGIGAGAATDGQVLVLHDMLGLALRGRTPKFVRNFMAGQDSIQAALAAYVAAVKDGSFPAPEHGFSA, encoded by the coding sequence ATGCCTGATATCAGCCTCACGACCCTTCAGGGGCTCAAGCAGCGTGGCGAAAAGATCGCCATGCTGACCGCCTACGATGCCACCTTCGCCCAGGCCGCGAGCCAAGCCGGCGTCGAGATGCTGCTCATCGGCGATTCTCTCGGCATGGTGCTGCAGGGTCACGACAGCACCCTGCCGGTGACCCTCGACGACATGGTCTACCACACCGCCTGCGTCAAGCGTGGCCATGCCGACGCCTTCATCGTCGCCGACCTGTCGTTCATGACCTATGCCACCCTGGAACAGACCCTGACCAGCGCCGGCCGCCTGATGCAGGCAGGCGCGCAAATGGTCAAGCTCGAGGGTGACGCCTGGCTGGCCGAGCCGATTCGCCGTCTGGCCGCCAATGGCGTACCGGTCTGCGCCCACCTGGGCCTGACGCCCCAGTCGGTGAATGTCTTCGGTGGCTTCAAGGTGCAGGGCCGCGATCCGCTCCGCGCGCAGCAGCTGCGCGAGGCCGCGCGGGAGCTGGAAGAAGCCGGCGCGGCCATGTTGCTGCTGGAATGCGTGCCCTCGGCGCTGGCCGAGGAAATCACCCGGGCTGCCCGGGTGCCGGTGATCGGCATCGGCGCCGGTGCCGCTACCGATGGCCAGGTGCTGGTGCTGCACGACATGCTCGGCCTGGCCCTGCGCGGGCGCACGCCGAAATTCGTCCGCAACTTCATGGCCGGTCAGGACAGCATCCAGGCTGCCCTGGCGGCCTACGTCGCCGCCGTCAAGGACGGCAGCTTTCCCGCTCCCGAACACGGATTCTCCGCATGA